The Tripterygium wilfordii isolate XIE 37 chromosome 4, ASM1340144v1, whole genome shotgun sequence genome has a window encoding:
- the LOC119996976 gene encoding uncharacterized protein LOC119996976 translates to MGGDEFDETDDDDEYDGMDDDEYDDEWELNCKRNDDFILIASVTAAAIYHRRRRAAYCDKMSCRTNKLQGAKWVAEILHGHPDRCYQTFRMKKEIFRDLCYQLRDKYMLRTSNYVQIPKMVGMFLFTLGHCAGNGLVQECFQHSRETVSRMFHEVLHSVYLLLVDIIKPRENQLDEVPVRIRGDRKYSPFKNCVGVIDGTHIPAMIPKPDRGRFIDRMDQHIDARVFQDAISTRKLRFPMPPRGKYYLVDAGYPNKTGFLHPIKVRGIIYLSSKMVAEQQVLMRFPILRKMPSYPYETQVQIVIACMTLHNFIRWRVTNDEEFTETDEGASSSSQEPTTEDVVIGVDDLRDDRTMSSVRDKIADKLVRRRQR, encoded by the exons ATGGGTGGTGATGAGTTTGATgagactgatgatgatgatgagtatgATGGGATGGATGATGATGAGTATGACGATGAATGGGAATTGAACTGTAAAAGGAATGATGATTTTATACTCATAGCGTCTGTAACTGCAGCTGCAATTTATCATCGGAGAAGACGGGCTGCTTATTGTGATAAGATGTCGTGCAGGACAAATAAATTACAGGGTGCGAAATGGGTAgctgaaattttacatggacaccCAGATAGATGCTACCAGACTTTTAGGATGAAGAAAGAGATTTTTCGAGACCTATGTTATCAACTGAGGGATAAGTACATGTTACGAACAAGTAACTACGTTCAAATACCAAAAATGGTTGGGATGTTCCTCTTCACATTGGGCCACTGTGCAGGGAATGGATTGGTGCAGGAATGTTTTCAGCATTCTAGAGAAACAGTTAGCAGGATGTTCCATGAGGTATTGCATAGTGTGTACTTGTTATTAGTGGACATCATTAAACCGCGGGAGAACCAGCTTGACGAAGTCCCAGTTAGGATTAGGGGTGACCGAAAATATAGCCCCTTTAAAAATTGTGTTGGTGTCATTGATGGAACACATATCCCAGCTATGATTCCTAAACCTGACAGAGGTCGATTCATTGACAGAAT GGATCAGCACATTGATGCACGTGTGTTCCAGGATGCAATTTCAACACGGAAATTACGATTTCCAATGCCACCTCGAG GAAAGTATTATCTGGTTGATGCGGGGTATCCTAATAAGACCGGTTTCTTGCACCCTATAAAGGTGAGAGGTATCATTTATCTCAGTTCGAAAATGGTCGCCGAGCAACAGGTCCTCATGAG GTTTCCTATATTGAGGAAGATGCCATCTTACCCCTATGAAACCCAGGTTCAAATTGTAATTGCGTGCATGACACTTCACAACTTCATTCGATGGAGGGTGACGAATGACGAAGAATTTACAGAAACGGATGAAGGGGCAAGTAGTTCATCTCAAGAACCAACTACTGAAGATGTTGTTATTGGTGTTGATGATTTGCGCGATGACAGGACCATGTCCTCTGTTCGGGATAAGATTGCAGATAAACTTGTACGTAGGAGGCAGAGGTAG
- the LOC119996089 gene encoding protein CHLOROPLAST IMPORT APPARATUS 2-like — protein MSCLSGSGRAYGLDLELVKSPSTSTRTSQKSSPSSTITKSSDSPLAITTRKPRTPRKRPNQTYNEAAALLSTVYPNIFSIKHLSKPHKFIRPHEPSFEESSELFLPFRVFDNCGFLLHHPVPEKPNSQIESKLASLSCQSSGEIDFRGNSIGLGEEYSEDFDTESILDEEIEEGIDSIMGNLSTSSSNNDNGGNPIPIGLGLGRNLGYGFGVKRGIRAFRHINNGNWWSFPTIDVHQLSPRINNNSNSNSKSGEKKKKVELKNPELTEENSANLGLLLKLNYDEVLNAWSDRGSPFSNETPSSDGNDVSVCFWV, from the coding sequence ATGTCTTGTTTAAGTGGGAGTGGAAGGGCATATGGATTGGACCTTGAACTTGTGAAATCCCCATCCACCTCTACAAGAACATCACAAAaatcttcaccttcttcaaCAATCACTAAATCAAGTGATTCTCCATTAGCAATCACTACTCGAAAGCCTCGAACCCCTCGAAAACGACCAAATCAGACCTACAATGAAGCAGCTGCTCTCCTTTCCACTGTCTACCCCAACATCTTCTCCATCAAACACCTTTCAAAACCCCACAAATTCATCAGACCCCATGAGCCTTCCTTCGAGGAGTCTTCGGAATTGTTCCTCCCCTTTCGGGTTTTCGACAACTGTGGCTTCTTGCTCCATCATCCGGTTCCTGAAAAGCCTAATTCCCAAATCGAATCGAAACTCGCCAGTTTGAGCTGCCAGAGTAGTGGGGAGATTGATTTCCGTGGGAATTCGATTGGATTGGGCGAGGAGTACAGTGAAGATTTCGATACGGAATCAATTCTAGATGAGGAAATTGAGGAGGGAATTGATAGTATTATGGGGAATCTGAGCACGAGCAGCAGCAACAACGACAATGGTGGGAATCCCATTCCAATTGGACTTGGCTTGGGCAGGAATTTGGGGTATGGGTTCGGAGtaaagagaggaattagggCTTTCAGACATATCAATAatgggaattggtggagtttTCCGACTATAGATGtgcatcaactctctccaagaatCAACAACAATTCGAATTCTAATTCAAAATCGGgcgagaagaagaaaaaggtggAATTGAAGAACCCAGAATTGACCGAAGAAAATTCAGCGAATTTGGGATTGCTACTGAAATTGAACTACGACGAGGTCTTAAACGCTTGGTCCGACCGAGGCTCTCCGTTCTCCAATGAAACGCCATCCTCCGACGGGAACGATGTCTCTGTATGTTTCTGGGTTTAG